The window GCTGCAAGCGGTTGAGCACCGGCCCAAGGTGGAAACGCGCGCCCAGGCTTTCCAGCCCGGCCTGAACCGCAGCGGCTGCCGCCGGGTGCAGCAGGGTCGGCATGACTTGCTCGCACGGTGCAACCAGTTGCACCTCGTAGCCGCCGAGGATCAAGTCGTTGGCGAATTCACAGCCGATCAGGCCGGCACCGAGCAACAACACCCGGCGTTTGCCCGCCGCGGCGGCACGAAAGCGTGCGTAATCTTCCAGGTCGTTAATCGGGAAAACCGCATCCGCCCCGTCGCCTTCGATCGGCACCCGCACGGTTTCCGCGCCCCAGGCCAGGATCAGGTCGCGATAGATCACCGATTCCTCGCCGATCCACAGGCGTTTGTGGCCCGGATCGATGCCGCTGATGCGCGTGTGGGTACGCACTTCGGCCTTCAATTGCTCGGCCATGGCACCCGGCTCGGCCATGCTCAGGCCATCGGCGTCTTTGTTCTTGCCGAAACCGGTGGAGAGCATCGGCTTGGAGTAGGAGCGTCCGTCATCGGCAGTAATCAACAGCAACGGGGTTTCGCCATCGAGTTTGCGAAACTCGCGGGCCAGGTTGTAGCCCGCCAGCCCGGTGCCGACGATCACGACAGGTGCGTTCATTCCTTACTCCTCTGGTGTTCTGTTAGTTGATTTCGATCATTTCGAAATCCATCTTGCCTACGCCGCAGTCCGGGCACAGCCAGTCTTCCGGTACGTCTTGCCACAGCGTGCCGGGCGCAATGCCGTCGTCCGGCCAGCCGTCGGCTTCGTTATAGATCAGGCCGCAGACCACACATTGCCACTTTTTCATTCAGGTACTTCCTCAGGATTCAGGCTTATTGCCGGCGCGAACGGTCGATGGTTGGAGCGCTGCCGTCGGGCTCAGGGGCGTTTTGTACTGATCGGGCCCGGCAGATGCAAGCGTGTTCGGCGTAACGGCGGCCCGGATCAATCAAAATCACTGGCTGACATGGTAAGCTCGCCGCCTCATTTGCTGCCAATAATGACTCACTGTGCCGCACTCAAAATCCCCCTCCGCAACCCCGCTGTGGCTTCCTCAAAGCCAACTGACGCCCCTCCCCGACACGTCTACCCTCGACTGGCTGTTCGACGAAGGCTCCCTGACCCGACGCCTGATCCGTTTGTCGAATGACGGCTTCAGCGTCACACCGCTGTTTGAAGGCTGGCAATCGCTGCGCGCCGACGAATGTGCTGCCCTGGAGCTGGCCGAAGGCAGTGAAGGCTGGGTGCGCGAGGTGTATCTGCGCGGTCACGGTGAAGCCTGGGTGTTTGCCCGCAGCGTGGCGGCGCGTAGTGCGTTGCAGGGCGATGGATTGCATATGGACGAACTGGGCAGCCGATCGCTGGGCGAACTGCTGTTTTGCGATCATGCGTTCCAGCGTCGCGCCATCGAGGTTTGTCACTATCCTCAGGAATGGCTGCCGCTGGAGTCCCGAGCTCCCGAACTCTGGGGCCGTCGCTCGCGGTTCGACCGTGGCGCCTTGAGCGTGCTGGTGGCCGAGATCTTCTTGCCGGCCTTGTGGCTCGCCACCCGCGCCCACCCGGAGAACTGCTGATGTACCAGAGCCTGCTCAAGTCCCTGAACCGCGTGAACCCTCGGGCCTGGGATTTCATTCAACTGACCCGCATGGACAAGCCGATCGGCATTTATTTGCTGCTGTGGCCAACGTTGTGGGCACTCTGGATTGCCGGTGAAGGTTCGCCTTCGTTGGCCAATATTGTGATTTTCGTGCTCGGCGTGGTACTGACCCGCGCCGGTGGTTGTGTGATCAACGATTGGGCCGACCGCAAGGTCGATGGCCACGTGAAACGCACCGAGCAGCGGCCGCTGGTGAGCGGCAAGATCAGCTCGAAAGAAGCCCTGGTGTTCTTCGCGGTGCTGATGGGCGTGAGCTTTTTGCTGGTGCTATGCACCAATGCGAAGACGGTCTGGTTATCGCTGGGTGGTTTGGCGCTGGCCTTCAGCTACCCGTTCATGAAGCGCTACACCTATTACCCGCAAGTGGTGCTGGGCGCAGCGTTCTCCTGGGGCATGCCAATGGCGTTCACCGCCGAAACCGGTGAACTGCCGGCCGCCGCGTGGCTGCTGTGGATTGCCAACCTGCTCTGGACCGTGGGCTACGACACTTATTACGCGATGACCGATCGCGACGACGACTTGAAGATCGGCGTGAAATCCACCGCGATTCTGTTTGGGGATGCGGACCGGGCGATCATCCTGACCTTGCAGGGGTTGGCGCTGGGCTGCCTGTTGCTGGCCGGGTCGAAATTCGAGCTGGGAGGCTGGTTCCACTTGGGACTGCTGGCGGCGGCGGGCTGTTTTGCGTGGGAGTTCTGGTACACCCGTGGCAAGGACCGGATGCGCTGCTTCAAGGCGTTTTTGCACAACCACTGGGCCGGGTTGGCGATATTTGTCGGGATTGTGCTGGATTACGCTACTCGCTGATCGCCCAAGCCGTTGCCGAAGCCCTGTTTCGGCAACGGCTTGGGGCGTTGAGTCGCTTACTTTTGCGACTCGTGAACAACGTGCCAGACGTCCTTCATCTTGTCGCCCTTCATTTCTCCGGGCTTTTCATCCTTCACAAAGGTGTACAGCGGTTTACCGTCGTAAGCATACTGACTCGTGCCGTCATCGCGCTTGATGACACTCCACTTGCCAGCGGCCGTGGCACCCGCCGGCGCCATCATCGGTGGCCAGTTTTTGGCGCAATCGTCATTACACATCGACTTGCCGCCGCTGTCCTTGTCAAACGTGTACAAGGTCATGCCCTTGTGGTCGACCATCATCCCGTCCTTCATCATCGCCGGGTCGGCGGCGAAGGCCATGGTCGGCAGCGTTAGCGCTGCAGTCATTAACAATGCCTTCCAGGATTGAGCAATGTGATTCATGGAAACCTTCCTTTTGTGGTTGTCAGGATTCGGACTTAGAGCTTAGTTCAGGATCACGACAATCGCAGGGCGGCTAAAATACTGTCACACGACTGCAATAATTCCGTTATCTAATGCGGCGCAAGACAGTTAAATGACAAGAGGATTAACGCATGGTTGGCAGGAGCATTCTGATCGTCGACGACGAAGCGCCCATTCGCGAAATGATCGCCGTTGCGTTGGAAATGGCCGGCTATGACTGCCTGGAGGCGGAAAACTCCCAGCAGGCCCATGCCATCATCGTCGACCGCAAGCCGGACCTGATCCTGCTCGACTGGATGCTGCCCGGCACGTCCGGCATCGAGCTGGCCCGTCGCCTTAAGCGCGATGAGCTGACCGGGGACATCCCGATCATCATGCTCACCGCCAAAGGCGAAGAGGACAACAAGATCCAGGGCCTGGAAGTCGGCGCTGACGATTACATCACCAAGCCGTTTTCCCCGCGCGAGCTGGTGGCGCGTCTCAAAGCCGTGCTGCGCCGTGCCGGTCCTACCGATGGCGAGGCGCCGATCGAAGTCGGCGGCCTGCTGCTCGACCCGATCAGCCACCGCGTGACCATCGACGGCAAACCCGCCGAGATGGGCCCGACCGAATACCGTCTGCTGCAGTTTTTCATGACTCACCAGGAACGCGCCTACACCCGTGGCCAGTTGCTGGATCAGGTCTGGGGCGGCAATGTGTATGTCGAAGAACGTACTGTCGACGTGCACATCCGTCGTCTGCGCAAAGCCCTCGGTGATGCCTACGAGAATCTGGTACAAACCGTGCGCGGCACCGGTTACCGCTTTTCGACCAAAGCCTGACCAAGACCTTTCCCGCCCGACAAGCTGACAAGGACGCGTGTTCAATTGAACCAAAACTGGCATGGCACCCTGATTCGCCACATGTTGTTGCTGGTGACCGGCTGTTTGGTGATCGGCTTGATTACCGGCTACTACGGCTGGAGCCTCGCCGCGGGCCTGGGCCTTTACCTGGCCTGGACCCTCAAGCAATTGCTGCGGCTGCACGAATGGCTGCGCCTGCACAAACCCGATGAAGCACCCCCTGACGGCTATGGCCTGTGGGGTGAAGTGTTCGACAGCATCTACCACCTGCAACGTCGCGACCAACGCGTGCGCGGACGCCTGCAAGCGGTGATCGATCGGGTCCAGGAATCCACCGCCGCACTGAAAGACGCCGTCATCATGCTCGACAGCGAGGGCAACCTGGAATGGTGGAACCGCGCCGCCGAAACCCTGCTCGGCCTCAAGACGCCGCAAGACAGCGGTCAGCCGGTCACCAACCTGGTGCGTCATCCGCGCTTCAAGGAATATTTCGAGCAGGACAGCTACGCCGAACCGCTGGAAATCCCGTCACCGATCAACGATCGCCTGCGCATTCAGCTGTACATCACTCGCTACGGCAATAACGAACACCTGATGCTGGTGCGCGACGTGACGCGCATCCATCAGTTGGAACAGATGCGCAAAGACTTCATTGCCAACGTGTCCCACGAATTGCGCACACCGCTGACGGTGATCTGCGGCTACCTGGAAACCCTGCTCGACAATGTCGAGGAAGTGAACCCGCGTTGGACCCGTGCCCTGCAGCAAATGCAGCAGCAAGGCGGGCGCATGCAGACCTTGCTCAATGACTTGCTGTTGCTGGCCAAACTGGAAGCCACCGATTACCCGTCGGACAACCAGCCCGTGGCCATCGACGGCCTGCTGCAATCGATCACCAGCGATGCCCAGCAGCTGTCCGGCCAGAAAAACCAGCGCATTACCCTGGAAGCCGACCCGACGATTCTGCTCAAGGGCAGCGAAGCCGAGTTGCGCAGCGCGTTTTCCAATCTGGTGTTCAACGCGGTGAAATACACCCCGGCCGAAGGCAATATCCGCATTCGCTGGTGGGGTGATGAGCAAGGTGCACACCTGAGCGTGCAAGACTCCGGAATCGGCATCGACAGCAAACACCTGCCGCGCCTGACCGAACGTTTCTACCGCGTCGACTCCAGCCGCAACTCCAACACCGGCGGCACCGGGCTGGGCCTGGCGATCGTCAAACACGTACTGTTACGCCATCGTGCACGGATGGAAATCAGCAGTGTGCCGGGGCATGGCAGCACGTTTACCTGCCATTTCGCGCCTGCCCAAGTCACCAAATCGCGGGTCATCAGCACCGCCGACTGATACCGGCCAGCACTCGCCACTAGGCAATCGCCCGGTCAGCCGCTACATTGGCTGACTTGTGCCTGCCCTTCAGGCACCGCATTTCCCCCTTTTTTGAATACACGGAACCCGCAAAACTCCATCATGGACCCATCCCCTGGCTTGACCCTCGCGACACTCTTCGCCGATTTCGGCATGATTCTTTTTGCTCTGATCCTGGTTTTGCTCAACGGCTTTTTCGTTGCGGCGGAATTCGCCATGGTCAAATTGCGCTCGACCCGGGTCGAGGCCATCGCTGAAAAAAACGGCTGGCGCGGACACATCCTGCGCACCGTTCACAGTCAGCTCGATGCGTACCTCTCGGCGTGCCAATTGGGTATCACCCTTGCCTCCCTGGGCCTTGGCTGGGTCGGTGAACCGGCGTTCGCGCACATCCTCGAACCGGTGCTGAGCGCCGTTGGCGTCGAGTCCGCCGAAGTGGTCAAAGGCGTGTCGTTCTTCACCGCGTTCTTTATCATTTCGTACCTGCACATCGTCGTCGGTGAGCTGGCCCCGAAATCCTGGGCCATTCGCAAACCCGAGTTGCTGTCGCTGTGGACCGCGGTGCCGCTGTACCTGTTCTACTGGGCCATGTACCCGGCGATCTACCTGCTCAACGCCAGCGCCAACACGATCCTGCGGATCGCCGGCCAGGGTGAACCCGGCCCCCATCACGAGCACCATTACAGCCGTGAAGAACTTAAACTGATCCTGCACTCCAGCCGTGGCCAGGACCCGAGCGACCAAGGCATGCGTGTGTTGGCTTCCGCCGTGGAAATGGGCGAGCTGGAAGTGGTCGACTGGGCCAACTCCCGGGAAGACCTGGTGACGCTGGAGTTCAACGCGCCGCTCAA is drawn from Pseudomonas sp. 31-12 and contains these coding sequences:
- a CDS encoding chorismate lyase, with the translated sequence MPHSKSPSATPLWLPQSQLTPLPDTSTLDWLFDEGSLTRRLIRLSNDGFSVTPLFEGWQSLRADECAALELAEGSEGWVREVYLRGHGEAWVFARSVAARSALQGDGLHMDELGSRSLGELLFCDHAFQRRAIEVCHYPQEWLPLESRAPELWGRRSRFDRGALSVLVAEIFLPALWLATRAHPENC
- a CDS encoding rubredoxin, translating into MKKWQCVVCGLIYNEADGWPDDGIAPGTLWQDVPEDWLCPDCGVGKMDFEMIEIN
- a CDS encoding NAD(P)/FAD-dependent oxidoreductase, whose protein sequence is MNAPVVIVGTGLAGYNLAREFRKLDGETPLLLITADDGRSYSKPMLSTGFGKNKDADGLSMAEPGAMAEQLKAEVRTHTRISGIDPGHKRLWIGEESVIYRDLILAWGAETVRVPIEGDGADAVFPINDLEDYARFRAAAAGKRRVLLLGAGLIGCEFANDLILGGYEVQLVAPCEQVMPTLLHPAAAAAVQAGLESLGARFHLGPVLNRLQRVADGLEAHLSDGQVIPCDVVVSAIGLRPRIDLAAAAGVQVNRGVMVDRHLKTSHANIYALGDCAEVDGLNLLYVMPLMSCARALAQTLAGNLTAVNYGPMPITVKTPVCPLVVSPPPRGAEGVWTVEGQGADIKALCRDASGKLLGYALTGAAVMEKLALNKELPALLA
- the phoR gene encoding phosphate regulon sensor histidine kinase PhoR, giving the protein MLLLVTGCLVIGLITGYYGWSLAAGLGLYLAWTLKQLLRLHEWLRLHKPDEAPPDGYGLWGEVFDSIYHLQRRDQRVRGRLQAVIDRVQESTAALKDAVIMLDSEGNLEWWNRAAETLLGLKTPQDSGQPVTNLVRHPRFKEYFEQDSYAEPLEIPSPINDRLRIQLYITRYGNNEHLMLVRDVTRIHQLEQMRKDFIANVSHELRTPLTVICGYLETLLDNVEEVNPRWTRALQQMQQQGGRMQTLLNDLLLLAKLEATDYPSDNQPVAIDGLLQSITSDAQQLSGQKNQRITLEADPTILLKGSEAELRSAFSNLVFNAVKYTPAEGNIRIRWWGDEQGAHLSVQDSGIGIDSKHLPRLTERFYRVDSSRNSNTGGTGLGLAIVKHVLLRHRARMEISSVPGHGSTFTCHFAPAQVTKSRVISTAD
- a CDS encoding hemolysin family protein; translated protein: MDPSPGLTLATLFADFGMILFALILVLLNGFFVAAEFAMVKLRSTRVEAIAEKNGWRGHILRTVHSQLDAYLSACQLGITLASLGLGWVGEPAFAHILEPVLSAVGVESAEVVKGVSFFTAFFIISYLHIVVGELAPKSWAIRKPELLSLWTAVPLYLFYWAMYPAIYLLNASANTILRIAGQGEPGPHHEHHYSREELKLILHSSRGQDPSDQGMRVLASAVEMGELEVVDWANSREDLVTLEFNAPLKEILAMFRRHKFSRYPVYDSDTQEFVGLLHIKDLLLELAALDHIPESFNLAELTRPLERVSRHMPLSQLLEQFRKGGSHFALVEEADGNIIGYLTMEDVLEVLVGDIQDEHRKAERGILAYQPGKLLVRGDTPLFKVERLLGIDLDHIEAETLAGLIYETLKRVPEEEEVLEVEGLRIIIKKMKGPKIILAKVLMLD
- the ubiA gene encoding 4-hydroxybenzoate octaprenyltransferase; protein product: MYQSLLKSLNRVNPRAWDFIQLTRMDKPIGIYLLLWPTLWALWIAGEGSPSLANIVIFVLGVVLTRAGGCVINDWADRKVDGHVKRTEQRPLVSGKISSKEALVFFAVLMGVSFLLVLCTNAKTVWLSLGGLALAFSYPFMKRYTYYPQVVLGAAFSWGMPMAFTAETGELPAAAWLLWIANLLWTVGYDTYYAMTDRDDDLKIGVKSTAILFGDADRAIILTLQGLALGCLLLAGSKFELGGWFHLGLLAAAGCFAWEFWYTRGKDRMRCFKAFLHNHWAGLAIFVGIVLDYATR
- the phoB gene encoding phosphate regulon transcriptional regulator PhoB, translating into MVGRSILIVDDEAPIREMIAVALEMAGYDCLEAENSQQAHAIIVDRKPDLILLDWMLPGTSGIELARRLKRDELTGDIPIIMLTAKGEEDNKIQGLEVGADDYITKPFSPRELVARLKAVLRRAGPTDGEAPIEVGGLLLDPISHRVTIDGKPAEMGPTEYRLLQFFMTHQERAYTRGQLLDQVWGGNVYVEERTVDVHIRRLRKALGDAYENLVQTVRGTGYRFSTKA